A single region of the Garra rufa chromosome 20, GarRuf1.0, whole genome shotgun sequence genome encodes:
- the LOC141293804 gene encoding protein NLRC3-like: protein MAKRLEDGWKEDECGGSMSPKKSRIENADSVQTHSGNMTFQQHNNLPQVDNSNNNSNSLSPGQLIHNPNIQYNSTIDLKDGCTAFAPNLVQTNITGDVNMNLHVPQVSRSTSVNKHEVLQNIKSEMKSRMMEDSEWILEGSESQPVSLNEIYTQLFIINDESDPINKEHEIWQMETTHDLDTSALKVINYNQILRPPLGKNRNIKTVLTKGIAGIGKTLTVKKFVLDWGRGESNQELDFVFLLPFRELNLVTGEKSLFDLICVFYSEFREAREIPEWMCNRKVLFILDGLDEYKKDLNFQSSLLSDVTEEATVDVLLVNLLRRKLLPSANVWITSRPVAAIQLPTEIFIHGYITQIRGFTDEQKEEYFKKQFENPEQRKEVICHLKNQKSLWILCHIPLFCWISSVVLRDIIEKLNEDRNMPSSLTEMYIHYLLIQTELSHKKYQGQELSQEDALQKHKEVILKLAELAYRQLKETDEGILQKDYVIFKEEDLMKYNISVGELSPYAGIITCVSERTSPFSDTKLFSFVHLSIQEFFAAMFAFQEFLSGNQDSLELSSAKKRQKSSLSGFLKLLIDEALKSRNGHLDLFNSFVFGISCDTSRGLLEGFLPPDRSCSSDDHRKVAKYIKTLMNKRLSSERCIGLVRCLVELKNQSFLQAMHELERSQSIKPLTPFQCSLLAHQFVMSDTKHQEFDLRKYNITLDGFQRFSPAIACFRKALLKGSSITEQHCEILKRYLTSPNSHLTHLHLSHNGLGLSALEHLSTALCDLNCQIEILNLSHNNFQSQDMEQIRKVLSGENLNLRVLDLSDNPLQDSGVKILSDGLQSPNCHLEVLKLSGCQITEGVYQLLSSLKVNSSYLRELDLRYNDLRHFRQENLQQELLSLRISTGGECGHKPGLYQYFKALSFDPQTANEYLSLSENNTKVSCQTRKQRNADANDERFDKCNQVLSCQPLIGRSFFIVDVIGPVVHVGVACKGIKRKGKGDQVHLGRNKISWSLRCSKMCAAHHNKKAVSIQSDFISKLGVFVDRDAGSVCFYMLSPEYKLLYMFDAEFPEDQELYAAFRIQDTNSSVILRQESLEIDAVTVCD from the exons ATGGCAAAGCGATTGGAAGACGGTTGGAAAGAGGATGAATGTGGGGGAAGTATGTCACCAAAAAAGAGTCGTATCGAAA ATGCTGACAGCGTTCAAACACATTCTGGAAACATGACATTTCAACAGCATAACAATCTTCCACAAgttgataatagtaataataatagtaattcttTATCACCTGGACAACTGATTCATAACCCGAATATTCAGTATAACTCCACAATTGACCTGAAGGATGGTTGTACAGCATTTGCTCCAAACTTGGTGCAAACCAACATAACTGGTGATGTTAACATGAACCTACATGTG ccacAGGTGTCTCGCTCTACCTCGGTAAACAAACATG AAGTTCTTCAGAACATAAAGAGTGAGATGAAATCTAGAATGATGGAGGACTCTGAGTGGATTTTAGAGGGCAGTGAATCACAGCCAGTGTCTCTAAATGAGATCTACACGCAACTGTTCATCATCAATGACGAGTCGGACCCCATCAATAAAGAACATGAGATCTGGCAGATGGAGACGACACATGATTTAGACACATCAGCACTGAAAGTCATCAActataatcaaatccttcgaccGCCTCTAGGCAAGAACAGAAACATAAAGACCGTTTTGACTAAAGGAATTGCTGGAATTGGAAAAACGCTCACCGTGAAGAAGTTTGTCCTCGACTGGGGAAGAGGAGAATCAAATCAAGAGCTAGACTTTGTGTTTCTGCTCCCGTTTAGAGAACTGAACTTGGTTACAGGAGAAAAGAGTCTTTTTGATCTGATCTGTGTGTTTTACTCTGAGTTTAGAGAGGCGAGAGAGATCCCTGAATGGATGTGCAATAGGAAAGTTCTGTTCATCCTAGATGGTCTGGATGAATATAAGAAGGATTTGAACTTTCAGAGCAGCCTTTTGTCGGATGTGACTGAAGAAGCCACAGTGGATGTCCTTCTAGTAAACCTTCTACGAAGAAAACTGCTTCCATCTGCAAACGTGTGGATCACCAGCCGTCCCGTCGCAGCTATACAGCTTCCGACTGAGATCTTCATACATGGGTACATCACACAGATCAGAGGATTCACAGATGAGCAAAAGGaggagtactttaagaagcagttTGAGAATCCAGAGCAAAGGAAAGAAGTCATCTGTCACCTGAAGAATCAGAAGAGCCTCTGGATATTGTGCCACATCCCTCTGTTTTGCTGGATTTCATCGGTTGTTCTCAGAGACATTATTGAAAAACTAAATGAAGATAGAAACATGCCCTCAAGTCTGACGGAAATGTACATCCACTATCTGCTCATTCAGACTGAGCTGAGCCACAAGAAATATCAAGGACAAGAGCTGTCACAAGAAGACGCTCTCCAGAAACATAAAGAAGTGATTCTGAAACTGGCAGAGCTGGCATACAGACAACTGAAGGAAACAGACGAAGGGATTCTGCAGAAAGATTATGTAATTTTCAAAGAAGAAGACTTGATGAAATATAACATCTCTGTTGGTGAATTGTCTCCGTATGCTGGCATTATTACCTGTGTCTCAGAACGCACATCTCCGTTTTCTGACACCAAACTTTTCAGCTTTGTTCATCTCAGTATCCAGGAGTTCTTTGCAGCCATGTTTGCATTTCAAGAATTTCTATCAGGAAATCAAGACTCCCTGGAATTAAGTTCAGCTAAAAAGAGGCAGAAGTCTAGTTTGAGTGGTTTTCTCAAGCTTTTGATTGATGAGGCCTTGAAAAGCAGAAATGGTCACTTGGACCTTTTTAACAGCTTTGTCTTTGGGATTTCTTGTGATACCAGCAGAGGGTTACTAGAAGGATTCCTCCCTCCAGACAGGAGCTGTAGTTCAGATGATCACAGAAAGGTGGCCAAGTACATTAAGACTTTGATGAATAAACGTCTGTCTTCTGAGAGATGCATCGGTCTAGTCCGTTGCCTGGTGGAGCTCAAGAATCAGTCTTTCTTGCAAGCAATGCATGAGCTTGAACGCTCACAGTCCATTAAGCctctcacaccattccagtgctcACTTCTGGCTCACCAGTTTGTGATGTCAGATACGAAACACCAAGAGTTTGACCTCAGGAAATACAACATCACTTTAGACGGGTTTCAGAGATTCTCTCCAGCCATCGCATGCTTCAGAAAGGCTCT ACTGAAAGGAAGCAGCATCACAGAGCAGCACTGTGAGATCCTGAAGCGTTACCTGACATCCCCAAACTCTCACCTGACTCATCTCCATCTCAGCCACAATGGTCTGGGTCTGTCTGCACTGGAGCATCTTTCCACAGCACTCTGTGATCTAAACTGCCAGATTGAGATCCTGAACCTGAGCCACAATAACTTCCAGAGTCAGGACATGGAGCAGATCAGGAAAGTGCTTTCTGGAGAAAACCTGAATCTGAGAGTCCTGGACCTGAGCGACAATCCTCTccaggattcaggagtgaagatACTCTCAGATGGACTGCAGAGTCCTAACTGTCATCTTGAAGTTCTGAA GCTTTCAGGCTGTCAGATTACAGAAGGAGTTTATCAGCTGCTGTCGTCTTTGAAAGTCAATTCTTCATATCTGAGAGAACTAGACCTGCGCTATAATGATCTTAGACACTTCAGACAGGAGAATCTACAGCAAGAGCTGCTCTCACTGAG AATTTCCACTGGAGGAGAATGTGGTCACAAACCAGGACTGTATCAAT ATTTCAAAGCACTCAGCTTTGACCCTCAGACGGCTAATGAATACCTCTCTCTGAGCGAGAACAACACTAAAGTCAGTTGTCAGACGAGGAAACAGCGTAATGCCGATGCTAATGACGAGAGATTCGACAAGTGCAACCAGGTCCTGAGCTGCCAGCCTCTGATTGGACGAAGCTTCTTTATCGTGGATGTGATTGGTCCGGTCGTGCATGTGGGCGTGGCCTGTAAGGGGATAAAGAGAAAAGGAAAGGGTGATCAAGTACATCTGGGACGCAATAAGATATCGTGGAGTTTACGTTGCTCAAAAATGTGTGCAGCTCATCACAACAAAAAAGCTGTATCAATTCAATCTGACTTCATCAGTAAACTGGGTGTGTTTGTGGACCGAGACGCTGGTTCTGTTTGCTTCTATATGTTGAGTCCAGAGTATAAACTCTTGTACATGTTTGATGCTGAGTTTCCTGAGGATCAGGAGCTTTATGCTGCGTTCAGGATCCAGGACACAAACAGCTCAGTCATTCTCAGACAAGAATCGCTAGAAATAGATGCAGTTACTGTCTGTGATTGA